A region from the Lolium perenne isolate Kyuss_39 chromosome 4, Kyuss_2.0, whole genome shotgun sequence genome encodes:
- the LOC127295450 gene encoding NAC domain-containing protein 87-like codes for MSEVSVINQAEVEDASAAALDLPPGFRFHPTDEEIISHYLTPKALDHRFCSGVIGEVDLNKCEPWHLPGRAKMGEKEWYFFCHKDRKYPTGTRTNRATESGYWKATGKDKEIFRGTGRGVLVGMKKTLVFYRGRAPRGTKTGWVMHEFRLEGRLPHPLPRSAKDEWAVSKVFNKELTAAATTSGSGAMAAAGEAGIERAGSFGFISDFLDPSGELPPLVDPSMGADLDEVVDFKGPASAYDAAGAHSAAPGMGYQLQVKTEAPMPPLQHYQYQYNQQQQEAQHMAMYSSPYFSLPTASSGDQSPAIRRYCKAEQVSGQTSALSPSRDTGLSTDPNAEISSAVSQQHQEFLDQLDADEYPALNLADIWKY; via the exons ATGTCTGAGGTGTCGGTGATAAACcaggcggaggtggaggacgcgtcggcggcggcgctggacctGCCGCCGGGGTTCCGGTTCCACCCCACCGACGAGGAGATCATCTCGCACTACCTCACCCCCAAGGCGCTCGACcaccgcttctgctccggcgTCATCGGCGAGGTCGACCTCAACAAGTGCGAGCCCTGGCACCTCCCAG GCAGGGCGAAGATGGGGGAGAAGGAGTGGTACTTCTTCTGCCACAAGGACCGCAAGTACCCGACGGGCACGAGAACGAACCGCGCCACCGAGAGCGGCTACTGGAAGGCCACTGGCAAGGACAAGGAGATCTTCCGCGGCACCGGCCGGGGCGTGCTGGTGGGCATGAAGAAGACGCTCGTCTTCTACCGCGGCCGCGCGCCCCGCGGCACCAAGACCGGCTGGGTCATGCACGAGTTCCGGCTCGAGGGCAGGCTCCCGCACCCGCTCCCGCGCTCCGCAAAG GACGAGTGGGCGGtgtccaaggtgttcaacaaggagCTCACGGCCGCGGCGACGACGTCCGGGTCCGGGGCAATGGCGGCCGCGGGGGAGGCGGGCATCGAGCGCGCCGGCTCGTTCGGCTTCATCAGCGACTTCCTCGACCCCTCCGGCGAGCTGCCGCCGCTCGTGGACCCATCCATGGGCGCCGACCTCGACGAAGTCGTCGACTTCAAGGGCCCCGCGTCCGCCTACGACGCCGCCGGCGCCCATTCCGCGGCGCCGGGCATGGGGTACCAGCTCCAGGTCAAGACGGAGGCTCCCATGCCTCCGCTCCAGCACTACCAGTACCAGTACAACCAGCAGCAGCAGGAGGCGCAGCACATGGCGATGTACTCGAGCCCGTACTTCTCGCTCCCGAcggcgagctccggcgaccaGTCGCCGGCGATCCGGCGGTACTGCAAGGCGGAGCAGGTGTCGGGGCAGACGTCGGCGCTGAGCCCGTCGCGCGACACGGGGCTGAGCACGGACCCGAACGCGGAGATCTCGTCGGCGGTGTCGCAGCAGCACCAGGAGTTCCTCGACCAGCTGGACGCCGACGAGTACCCCGCCCTCAACCTCGCCGACATCTGGAAGTACTGA